In Synergistaceae bacterium, a single genomic region encodes these proteins:
- a CDS encoding molybdopterin-dependent oxidoreductase encodes MTDLNIVGKSVEKVDSLSLACGTARYASDCELRDPLFLAFALSAVPHAEILSIDDSQARAVDGVVDVFHSFNTESPLFSTAGQGHPEPSPYDTRLFNKRVRYNGEIVAAVLAESLRAARAGARAMKLDYSPLPTLFDPERSMDADSPKLHDGADAYAPLPVPYRPEENVAGEVLFSYGDLEKGFTEADLTVEETFRTQQASHCALELHNASAYFDEKGRLVIVVSTQVPFHSRRIVSNATGIPLHMIRVIKPRIGGGFGGKQEVLVELYTALAAWKHKRSVRAEMTRPQVFTSARTRHPMRVRIKTGVKKDGTITSMDMNDLMDSGAYGAHALTVLSNAASKVLPLFNKIENLNFTGRSVYTNLPVGGAYRGYGATQGYFPFNQHIDELARRIDMDFLDFAKMHHIREGETSAVFEAIGEGTEGVKQVVRSCKLSECIDIGAKEIKWHELRGKRIKDGPLVKGIGAAVAMQASGIPQVDMASASMKMNDDGSFNLMVGATDIGTGSDTILSQIAAEALNVPLEMIIVLSSDTDLTPFDVGAYASSTTYVSGRAVLSCAEKIRDQILSVASAMTGAPIEQLSLGESKVVNRTTDEETSFSQIACFALYTKDQFQIQASASFTGIESPPPFMAQFAEVDVDTETGRVKVVKFVSVGDCGQAVNPKLAEGQVEGATINGISFALAEQYIFNQKGKMTNDSFWDYKIYGTLDMPEMVTVLVDSDEPTGPYGAKSISEIGINGPAPAIANAIYDAIGVRLYDMPFTPEKVLKAIRSRA; translated from the coding sequence ATGACTGATCTGAACATAGTTGGAAAATCCGTAGAGAAGGTCGATTCACTATCACTCGCTTGCGGCACGGCTCGTTACGCCTCGGACTGCGAGCTTCGCGACCCCCTCTTCCTGGCCTTCGCCCTATCCGCCGTGCCCCATGCCGAGATTCTCTCCATAGATGATTCGCAGGCTCGGGCCGTGGACGGGGTAGTGGACGTCTTCCACTCCTTCAACACCGAGTCGCCCCTCTTCTCGACGGCCGGGCAGGGACATCCGGAACCCTCCCCCTACGACACTCGCCTCTTCAACAAGAGGGTGAGGTACAACGGTGAGATAGTCGCGGCGGTGCTGGCGGAAAGCCTCAGGGCGGCCCGAGCGGGAGCGAGGGCGATGAAGCTGGATTACTCGCCTCTTCCGACTCTGTTCGACCCGGAGAGGTCGATGGACGCCGATTCGCCGAAGCTCCACGATGGAGCGGATGCCTACGCCCCACTCCCCGTGCCCTACAGGCCGGAGGAGAACGTGGCGGGCGAGGTGCTCTTCTCCTACGGCGATCTTGAAAAAGGCTTCACCGAGGCCGACCTGACAGTGGAGGAGACCTTCAGGACGCAGCAGGCATCTCACTGTGCGCTGGAGTTGCACAACGCATCCGCATACTTCGATGAAAAGGGAAGGCTGGTGATAGTCGTATCCACCCAGGTACCCTTCCACTCCAGGCGAATTGTATCCAATGCGACGGGGATTCCTCTTCATATGATAAGGGTGATCAAGCCTCGGATCGGCGGTGGCTTCGGAGGCAAGCAGGAGGTCCTGGTAGAGCTCTACACGGCTCTCGCGGCCTGGAAGCACAAGAGGAGCGTCAGGGCGGAGATGACCCGCCCGCAGGTGTTCACCTCGGCCCGCACCCGCCACCCGATGAGGGTGAGGATAAAGACCGGTGTGAAAAAGGACGGGACCATCACGTCGATGGACATGAACGACCTGATGGACAGCGGCGCGTACGGCGCCCACGCCCTCACGGTGCTCTCCAACGCGGCCTCCAAGGTACTGCCCCTGTTCAACAAGATCGAGAACCTGAATTTCACCGGGAGGTCCGTCTACACGAACCTGCCTGTCGGGGGCGCGTACCGAGGATACGGTGCGACCCAGGGATATTTTCCCTTCAACCAGCACATCGACGAGCTGGCCCGCAGAATAGATATGGACTTCCTCGACTTCGCCAAGATGCATCACATAAGAGAGGGAGAGACCTCGGCGGTCTTCGAGGCGATAGGCGAGGGAACCGAGGGAGTGAAGCAGGTAGTTAGGTCGTGCAAGCTGAGCGAGTGCATAGACATAGGCGCCAAGGAGATCAAGTGGCACGAGCTCCGCGGCAAGAGGATCAAGGACGGCCCGCTGGTGAAGGGAATCGGGGCGGCGGTTGCCATGCAGGCCTCGGGGATCCCCCAGGTCGACATGGCCAGCGCATCCATGAAGATGAACGACGACGGCTCGTTCAACCTGATGGTCGGGGCTACGGACATAGGCACCGGGTCCGACACGATACTCTCCCAGATCGCGGCCGAGGCTCTGAACGTCCCGCTCGAGATGATCATAGTCCTGTCGTCCGATACGGACCTGACCCCCTTCGACGTCGGAGCGTACGCCTCGTCCACGACATACGTGTCGGGCCGTGCGGTTCTCTCGTGCGCGGAGAAGATCCGCGACCAGATCCTCTCGGTCGCGTCGGCGATGACGGGCGCGCCCATCGAGCAGCTCTCGCTGGGGGAGAGCAAGGTCGTGAACAGGACGACCGACGAGGAGACCTCCTTCTCGCAGATCGCCTGCTTCGCCCTCTACACCAAGGACCAGTTCCAGATACAGGCGTCCGCCTCCTTCACCGGAATCGAGTCGCCCCCTCCGTTCATGGCACAGTTCGCCGAGGTGGACGTGGACACGGAGACGGGCAGGGTGAAGGTGGTCAAGTTCGTCTCGGTGGGTGACTGCGGACAGGCGGTGAACCCGAAGCTCGCCGAGGGGCAGGTGGAGGGAGCGACGATCAACGGCATCAGCTTCGCCCTCGCCGAGCAGTACATCTTTAACCAGAAGGGCAAGATGACCAACGACTCCTTCTGGGACTACAAGATATACGGCACTCTCGACATGCCAGAGATGGTGACGGTGCTGGTGGACTCGGACGAGCCCACCGGACCCTACGGCGCGAAGTCCATATCGGAGATAGGCATCAACGGCCCCGCGCCTGCGATAGCCAACGCGATCTACGACGCTATAGGGGTGCGCCTGTACGACATGCCCTTCACCCCGGAGAAGGTGTTGAAGGCGATCCGCTCGCGTGCCTAG
- a CDS encoding (2Fe-2S)-binding protein has product MNGSFVVNGRRVEWSFEPQDTLLDVLRANGHPEVHRGCDEGSCGACSVLLDGKLVNSCQVFAASAIDKEVLTVAGIGTIHEPHPLQAAFVETTAVQCGFCTPGMILASLALLRKNPNPSEEDIRSALDGNYCRCTGYVKIIEAVKLASRRMSAHD; this is encoded by the coding sequence ATGAACGGATCTTTCGTTGTGAACGGCCGTAGGGTCGAATGGTCCTTCGAGCCGCAGGACACCCTGCTGGACGTGTTGCGTGCGAACGGGCATCCGGAGGTGCACAGGGGATGTGACGAGGGGTCCTGCGGGGCCTGCTCGGTGCTGCTCGACGGCAAGCTTGTGAACTCCTGCCAGGTGTTCGCCGCGTCGGCGATCGACAAGGAGGTTCTGACCGTCGCGGGCATAGGGACGATTCACGAGCCTCACCCGCTGCAGGCGGCCTTCGTCGAGACTACCGCCGTACAGTGCGGGTTCTGCACCCCTGGCATGATCCTGGCGTCCCTCGCGCTTCTCCGCAAGAACCCAAACCCGTCGGAGGAGGACATCCGCTCCGCGCTGGACGGGAACTATTGCAGGTGCACGGGGTACGTCAAGATCATCGAGGCGGTCAAACTCGCTTCAAGGAGGATGAGCGCTCATGACTGA